Proteins encoded within one genomic window of Amycolatopsis sp. 2-15:
- a CDS encoding alpha/beta hydrolase yields MSVLSRRPVADIVARRFAAKINSAIHPAGEPRFPEIVVRTTYVRVETRHGPVAATLYFPPSPVGVPGVYVNAHGGGFVVGQRQQDDAWCRFLAANANVVVLNTDYALAPQTRFPTPVEQFYDVVSWASEPERDWDGTRLCVGGQSAGGNLSAAVSRMALENGGPAISLQVLHYPPLDIVTPPSRKPTPLGSKAVLQPWLCEVFDTAYVPDRALRRHRFVSPAWGDNADGITGIAPALVITAEYDRLRNEAKQYAAKLEVAGALAEYVEVSDVDHGYDIMTDETDTIRRMYSLITGHVSRVIG; encoded by the coding sequence ATGTCAGTACTGTCGCGAAGGCCGGTGGCCGACATCGTCGCCCGCAGGTTCGCCGCCAAGATCAACTCGGCGATCCATCCCGCCGGCGAACCTCGGTTCCCTGAAATCGTTGTCCGTACCACCTACGTCAGGGTCGAAACTCGCCACGGTCCGGTCGCCGCGACGCTGTACTTCCCGCCGTCCCCGGTCGGTGTCCCCGGCGTGTACGTCAACGCCCACGGCGGCGGCTTCGTCGTGGGGCAGCGGCAACAGGACGACGCCTGGTGCCGGTTCCTCGCCGCCAACGCCAACGTCGTCGTGCTCAACACCGACTACGCTTTGGCCCCGCAGACGCGGTTCCCCACGCCCGTCGAACAGTTCTACGACGTGGTCAGCTGGGCCTCGGAACCGGAGCGGGACTGGGACGGCACCCGCTTGTGCGTGGGCGGCCAGAGCGCGGGCGGCAACCTGTCCGCGGCCGTGTCGCGGATGGCGCTGGAGAACGGCGGGCCCGCCATCTCGTTGCAAGTCCTGCACTACCCGCCGCTCGACATCGTCACCCCGCCTTCCCGCAAGCCGACCCCGCTGGGCTCGAAAGCGGTGCTGCAGCCGTGGCTCTGCGAGGTCTTCGACACCGCCTACGTGCCCGACCGCGCTCTGCGCCGTCACCGCTTCGTCTCCCCGGCCTGGGGCGACAACGCCGACGGCATCACGGGCATCGCGCCGGCCCTGGTCATCACCGCGGAATACGACCGGCTGCGCAACGAGGCCAAGCAGTACGCGGCGAAACTCGAGGTGGCCGGCGCGCTTGCCGAATACGTCGAGGTGTCCGATGTGGACCACGGCTACGACATCATGACGGACGAGACGGACACGATCCGCCGGATGTACTCGCTGATCACCGGCCACGTCAGCCGTGTCATCGGCTGA